The following proteins come from a genomic window of Rutidosis leptorrhynchoides isolate AG116_Rl617_1_P2 chromosome 10, CSIRO_AGI_Rlap_v1, whole genome shotgun sequence:
- the LOC139871620 gene encoding RPM1-interacting protein 4 produces MARPTVPKFGNWESEDNVPYTVYFEKARKGKTGGKMINPNDPQENPEMFADIKTPPRAAPVPKSRPYTEPEEPVRRQTVRPSHDRRVSREESEYAPSNDNTGRRTSGSAHQRGGQGAGTGRQGRNSMGSDHSFDKSPLHPHYQGRVTPKGSASPAWEGKNSYDSSHGTPGRSRMKPAQSPDRGAAVPRFGEWDNNPSSAENYTHIFNKVREERATGSPMVSGSDARPNYNNQRNQEPKSKCFCFPW; encoded by the exons ATGGCG CGTCCAACTGTACCAAAATTCGGCAACTGGGAAAGTGAAGATAACGTTCCTTATACAGTTTACTTTGAAAAGGCCCGTAAAGGTAAAACTGGTGGCAAAATGATCAACCCAAACGACCCACAAGAGAATCCCGAAATGTTTGCCGACATTAAAACTCCACCACGAGCTGCACCCGTCCCAAAGTCCAGACCCTACACAGAACCAGAAGAACCTGTTCGTAGGCAGACGGTTCGACCCAGTCATGACCGACGAGTAAGCCGTGAAGAAAGTGAGTATGCACCATCTAATGATAACACGGGCCGAAGAACTAGTGGCTCAGCCCATCAACGTGGCGGTCAAGGGGCGGGGACAGGGCGGCAGGGGCGGAATAGTATGGGATCGGACCATAGTTTTGATAAGTCACCGCTTCATCCACATTATCAGGGAAGGGTTACACCGAAGGGTAGTGCGTCTCCTGCTTGGGAAGGAAAGAATTCTTATGATAGTAGCCATGGTACACCTGGAAGATCAAGAATGAAACCGGCTCAATCT CCTGATAGAGGAGCCGCCGTTCCTAGGTTTGGGGAGTGGGATAATAATCCTTCATCAGCTGAAAACTATACTCATATTTTCAACAAGGTACGCGAGGAACGTGCAACCGGATCACCCATGGTATCTGGTTCAGATGCAAGACCAAATTACAACAATCAACGTAACCAAGAACCCAAAAGCAAG TGTTTTTGCTTTCCATGGTAA